TTTGTTCCGTTATCCGGATTGTACGCGCCGAACACTGAGTGTGAGAAATGAGAAACATGCGCCAAGCTCTTGATTCCTTGTACTAGGTAGGCATCAGAGGcagggcaaaaaaagaccctTTGCATGACTTCAATATCATGATGCGTCCATTGTGCTTCCTTGCATTGAGCTGAACAGCAGTTGATGTGATACGTATTTCAAAGCAGATGAGCAACTCACTTCAATCCATTTATTTAGCTAACAAAGTTGTCTCTGGAATGTAAGGTTATCATTCGACGAAATGGATGATCCATCAAGGGAATTTAGCTCACCAGACTAAGTCATGATACTACCTTCTTAGAATAGgcaagcaaagagagagtaATAGGAAGCCAAGAAATCATTGGGATATCTTCTATAAAAGCACCGCATATGCCTATCAATGAAATGGTTTAAGCTCacatcttctgcttcataAGTCTATGATCAGATCTATACTTTCTCTTATTTTTCCAATACCTAATTTACCATTTTTACTTCATTTCATATCTTATCAGGCATTCAGTCATGACACGCCTTCTTGACGCCAgatttctgctgctgcctgccATCGCATCGACGTTAATTGGCACCGCTTCTGCACAAAATGCAACATGTGCACTCAAGGGAAAACCGGCCGGCAAAGTCCTGATGGGATATTGGGAGAACTGGGACGGAGCATCCAACGGCGTTCACCCCGGATTCGGCTGGACACCAATCGAAAACCCTATTATTAAACAGAATGGCTACAATGTGATCAACGCTGCTTTCCCCGTTATTCTGTCAGATGGCACAGTGCTGTGGGAAAACGACATGGCTCCTGATACTACGATTGCAACACCGGCCGAGATGTGTGAGGCTAAAGCAGCTGGAGCAACAATTCTTTTGTCAATCGGAGGTGCTTCTGCTGGCATAGACCTCAGCTCTAGTACAGTCGCCGACAAGTTTGTCGCGACCATTGTACCAATCTTGAAGCAGTACAACTTTGACGGTATTGATATCGACATTGAGACTGGTTTGACCGGCAGCGGCAATATCAACACGCTTTCCACATCCCAGGCCAACTTGATTCGCATCATTGATGGTGTTCTTGCTGCGATGCCTTCAAACTTTGGCTTGACTATGGCACCGGAGACACCATATGTTACAGGCGGTAGCGTCACGTATGGCTCTATTTGGGGATCATACCTGCCAATCATTCAAAAATATATCCAAAACGGCCGACTGTGGTGGCTCAACATGCAATACTACAACGACGACTACTACGGTTGCTCAGGCGACTCATACGCAGCCGGCACTGTCGCGGGATTTATTGCTCAGACTGATTGCTTGAATGCAGGACTTACTGTCCAAGGCACCACAATCAAGATCCCATACGACATGCAAGTACCCGGCCTACCTGCACAAAATGGAGCTGGCGGGGGCTATATGAACCCAAGCTTAGTAGGACAAGCATGGGACCACTACAACGGTGCTCTGAAAGGCTTGATGACGTGGTCAATCAATTGGGATGGAGCGGGTAACTGGACCTTTGGCGACAACTTGCTTACTCGCATTGGTTAGAAATAGAATAAAGGAGGAAGAGTTTGCATTTAAGTCAGTATATATCTTGACTTTATTCCGGAGAGATACCATGTTTGCACGATGTATGATACACCTTTTAGCAGTATATAGTTGGACTGACTATTTAGTCTATgtatataagtaaatagCTTGATAGTCTTGGATGAATTCGAGCAGTTTATATGAAAGGAGGTGTttgcttttaataaattacttGAACATGTTGACTAAGGTTGCTgtctgaagctgctggagacgcTATTCGGCTGCGAAGCTCTACCTGCAGAGTACATAAGCCTCTGCCGAGAGCCCATGCTGCTTGCGGTACCTAAACAGGTGCTCTGAGTAGATCATTGATTACATAATCCACGATAATATTTTCGTTCATATGGagtggaaaagaaaggaaagcgCCTACATCTCATGAATCTTCACACTACCTGTCGCTTGAATAACTATTGCGGACCCAAATCACTATCACCATGAGCCAACATAATGAGCCAAAACGCATTGCCGCCATAATGCTCTCTTGGCTAGACCTCGAACTGATTTCATGCACAGTCATTCAAGGCCTGTGGGCGGGCTATGGCCACATTTGTGCTATCA
This portion of the Trichoderma atroviride chromosome 6, complete sequence genome encodes:
- a CDS encoding uncharacterized protein (EggNog:ENOG41~SECRETED:SignalP(1-25)~CAZy:GH18), with the translated sequence MTRLLDARFLLLPAIASTLIGTASAQNATCALKGKPAGKVLMGYWENWDGASNGVHPGFGWTPIENPIIKQNGYNVINAAFPVILSDGTVLWENDMAPDTTIATPAEMCEAKAAGATILLSIGGASAGIDLSSSTVADKFVATIVPILKQYNFDGIDIDIETGLTGSGNINTLSTSQANLIRIIDGVLAAMPSNFGLTMAPETPYVTGGSVTYGSIWGSYLPIIQKYIQNGRLWWLNMQYYNDDYYGCSGDSYAAGTVAGFIAQTDCLNAGLTVQGTTIKIPYDMQVPGLPAQNGAGGGYMNPSLVGQAWDHYNGALKGLMTWSINWDGAGNWTFGDNLLTRIG